Proteins from one Desulfonatronovibrio magnus genomic window:
- a CDS encoding ammonia-forming cytochrome c nitrite reductase subunit c552, producing MSKTYFAIVFMFFAFYLVAGCTEIPDPVTPSYETTLDASEDRNSAFEPFFPIHYQTYLQNEDDSQMTEYGGSVPHEKHLCGDLPRAYKYCQPYLKNLWLGYPFSFEYNRARGHTYAVHDVLDIDRINRYSEQAGLPSTCWNCKSNKVPGYVEKYGDDFWAMEFHQFREEHDMDDHTIGCNICHEPETMDLRITSVPLRDAFEKIGIDLDNATRNEMRSYVCAQCHVEYYFQDPKFGAAAKPVFPWTQGYNPPETYEYYKSFGSTTREGFEGWFIDWTHPVSDTPMIKAQHPEFEMWQDGTHGAAGVSCADCHMPYVRLDGKKKISSHRWTSPLKHIEQSCLQCHSDKQPDYLKERVIYSQERTWEQLMIAQELSVKAHEAVRLASEYRGFKRADFDELMIQARERIRKGQWYWDWVSAENSAGFHNPSKAIDTLASSQQYSQQAVNLAMKATNYGIAPDLEGDIYEVVPPIEEHSRKLQMSQEHLDTHQWFQYLPKFEEADLVWDLNKRVSN from the coding sequence ATGAGTAAGACATACTTTGCAATAGTTTTCATGTTTTTTGCTTTTTATCTTGTGGCGGGCTGTACAGAGATACCGGATCCTGTAACCCCATCATATGAAACAACTCTGGACGCAAGCGAAGACCGAAACAGTGCTTTTGAGCCATTTTTTCCCATTCATTACCAGACATATCTTCAAAATGAAGATGACAGTCAGATGACTGAATATGGTGGTTCTGTTCCTCATGAAAAGCATTTGTGCGGTGATTTGCCAAGGGCTTATAAATATTGCCAGCCCTACTTGAAAAACCTGTGGCTCGGTTACCCTTTCAGCTTTGAATACAACCGGGCAAGAGGCCATACTTATGCTGTACATGATGTCCTGGATATTGACAGAATCAACAGATACAGTGAGCAGGCAGGCCTGCCTTCTACATGCTGGAACTGCAAAAGCAACAAGGTCCCTGGCTATGTTGAAAAATATGGCGATGACTTCTGGGCCATGGAGTTTCATCAGTTTCGCGAAGAACATGACATGGATGACCATACCATTGGCTGTAATATCTGCCATGAGCCGGAAACAATGGATTTGCGGATAACCAGCGTGCCTTTAAGAGATGCATTTGAAAAGATTGGAATTGACTTGGATAATGCCACCCGAAATGAAATGCGCTCCTATGTCTGTGCTCAGTGCCATGTTGAATACTATTTTCAGGATCCCAAATTTGGGGCAGCAGCCAAGCCTGTATTCCCATGGACACAAGGCTATAACCCACCAGAAACATATGAGTATTATAAGAGCTTTGGCTCTACCACGAGAGAAGGCTTTGAAGGCTGGTTTATAGACTGGACTCATCCTGTTTCTGACACGCCCATGATCAAGGCCCAGCACCCTGAGTTTGAAATGTGGCAGGACGGTACTCACGGTGCTGCCGGAGTATCCTGTGCTGACTGTCATATGCCCTATGTCCGTCTGGATGGTAAGAAAAAGATCTCTTCTCACCGATGGACTTCTCCCCTGAAACACATTGAGCAGTCCTGCCTGCAATGCCATTCTGACAAGCAGCCTGACTATCTCAAGGAAAGAGTAATATATAGCCAGGAACGGACCTGGGAACAGCTTATGATTGCCCAGGAACTGTCAGTCAAGGCTCATGAGGCTGTTCGTCTGGCTTCTGAATACCGGGGTTTCAAAAGAGCTGACTTTGATGAGCTGATGATTCAGGCCAGGGAAAGAATCAGGAAGGGTCAGTGGTATTGGGACTGGGTTTCTGCTGAAAACAGTGCTGGTTTCCACAATCCATCCAAGGCCATAGATACTCTGGCCAGTTCTCAGCAGTACAGCCAGCAGGCAGTCAATCTGGCCATGAAGGCAACCAACTACGGCATTGCCCCTGATCTGGAGGGCGATATCTATGAAGTTGTTCCTCCCATAGAAGAACACAGCCGCAAACTGCAGATGAGTCAGGAGCATCTGGATACTCACCAATGGTTCCAATATCTGCCTAAGTTTGAAGAAGCAGATCTGGTCTGGGACCTGAATAAAAGAGTAAGTAACTGA
- a CDS encoding cytochrome c3 family protein, giving the protein MKKQEGISLVAVLAILLVGIALTAGAGFTMKATDQAEFCGSCHLMYEAVRTHQQSVHSQLDCNECHTPDPFMPKMTFKTYAGMKDMYKNTFGTVYDVIHASERTKEVVNDNCTRCHTMTTLNVETVKPNCTDCHRQVPHLRSLPISQRRVADE; this is encoded by the coding sequence ATGAAGAAACAGGAAGGGATATCCCTTGTGGCGGTACTGGCCATACTGCTTGTGGGTATAGCCCTTACAGCCGGAGCCGGATTCACCATGAAGGCGACGGATCAGGCCGAATTTTGCGGCAGTTGTCATCTCATGTACGAGGCAGTGCGTACCCATCAGCAGTCAGTGCACTCCCAGCTGGACTGCAATGAATGTCATACGCCGGACCCGTTCATGCCCAAAATGACCTTTAAGACTTACGCAGGTATGAAAGACATGTATAAAAATACTTTTGGTACTGTATATGATGTCATTCATGCTTCAGAAAGGACAAAGGAAGTGGTCAATGACAATTGTACCAGGTGTCATACCATGACCACGCTTAATGTTGAAACCGTCAAGCCTAATTGTACTGATTGCCACCGACAGGTTCCTCACTTAAGAAGTCTGCCCATATCTCAAAGGAGGGTTGCTGATGAGTAA
- a CDS encoding transposase produces MDNTSLHEFCWEDGYIFCPRCSNKNIYMLKGDRYRCSLCKYTFHDFSGRWLNYCSLDHNSWEEIIKYYISGWSAASIARSLNLSYNLAHKSLKVIRSSLLIRDETFIPLLENPLKIRTYCSMAEGDARFKHCLGENAPVFSVRYAGTGVKVGYVPSLNVKEVLFMQTRKRFCRSMFVCDYPGENGYLLFSCCAYLRKKTRCDNFLDHRRSLEAESSFWTMCFEMLDRYHKFSPESFPLYLKEFEARYEHGLSSLKALISKSICSFVPDLKH; encoded by the coding sequence ATGGATAATACATCATTACATGAATTTTGCTGGGAAGACGGATATATCTTTTGCCCCAGGTGCAGCAACAAAAATATATATATGCTCAAGGGTGATAGATACAGGTGTTCTCTTTGCAAGTACACATTTCATGACTTTTCCGGTCGCTGGTTGAATTATTGTTCTCTTGATCATAACTCATGGGAAGAAATTATCAAATATTATATAAGTGGCTGGTCAGCAGCCAGTATTGCCCGCAGTTTAAACCTCAGTTATAATCTTGCCCATAAATCCCTCAAAGTTATTCGTTCAAGCCTTTTGATCAGAGACGAAACTTTTATTCCCCTCCTGGAAAATCCACTAAAGATCAGAACGTATTGCAGCATGGCCGAGGGTGATGCCAGGTTCAAGCACTGCCTGGGAGAGAATGCCCCTGTATTTTCTGTCAGGTACGCAGGCACTGGAGTTAAGGTAGGGTATGTACCCAGCCTGAATGTTAAAGAAGTGCTATTCATGCAGACCAGAAAAAGATTTTGCAGATCCATGTTTGTCTGCGACTATCCTGGTGAAAATGGGTATCTTCTTTTTTCCTGTTGCGCATATCTTAGAAAAAAGACACGGTGTGATAACTTTCTGGATCACAGACGTAGCCTTGAGGCTGAATCATCTTTTTGGACCATGTGTTTTGAAATGCTGGACAGGTACCACAAATTCTCACCTGAAAGTTTTCCATTATATCTTAAAGAATTTGAAGCCCGCTATGAACATGGTTTGTCTTCATTAAAAGCCTTAATATCTAAATCTATCTGTTCCTTTGTGCCAGATTTAAAGCATTAA
- the hcp gene encoding hydroxylamine reductase → MFCYQCEQTAKGEGCTKVGVCGKQSDTAELQDLLIFALKGLSEVAMAGREKNVADQKVGRFISEAMFSTLTNVNFDSERIAGLVRDTVKLRDELRSQVSDAGGSVPNSEAASFTPEVSLEGMVAQGEKHGVMVEKDPNEDIHSLKETVIYGIKGICAYADHAAILGQEDDAVYEYVERALASTLRQDLSLEQWIELAMECGRNNIRVMELLDAGNTETYGHPEPTKVPLGAKKGKAILVSGHDLKDLEMLLKQTEGKGVNIYTHGEMLPCHGYPEFKKYSHFHGHYGTAWQNQHKEFDAFPGPILMTTNCIQKPRDSYKDRIFTTGLVGWPGVTHANGDKGSLSLLERIKAAAGMAGKGEKDKDFSPVINKALNMDGFADDEDKGHVMVGFGRNAVMSIAGTVIEAVKGGNLKHFFLVAGCDGAKPGRNYYTEFVEKVPQDCVVLTLACGKFRFFDKDLGDIGGIPRLLDVGQCNDAYSAVKIAMALADAFECGVNDLPLSMILSWYEQKAVAILLSLLALGIKDIRLGPSLPAFLSGNVLNYLVENYDIKPISTPDEDLKAILG, encoded by the coding sequence ATGTTTTGTTATCAGTGCGAACAGACAGCTAAGGGCGAGGGATGTACAAAGGTTGGCGTATGTGGAAAACAGTCTGATACTGCTGAACTTCAGGATCTTCTGATTTTTGCTCTTAAGGGGCTTTCAGAGGTTGCAATGGCTGGAAGGGAAAAAAATGTAGCAGACCAAAAAGTAGGTCGGTTTATTTCTGAAGCCATGTTTTCAACTCTGACCAATGTAAATTTTGATTCTGAAAGAATCGCAGGGCTGGTTAGAGATACTGTCAAACTACGTGATGAACTCAGATCCCAGGTGTCAGATGCAGGGGGATCTGTTCCCAATTCTGAAGCTGCCTCCTTTACACCCGAGGTTAGCTTAGAGGGTATGGTAGCTCAGGGAGAAAAGCATGGGGTCATGGTGGAAAAGGATCCCAATGAAGATATTCATTCACTGAAAGAAACTGTAATTTATGGTATCAAGGGGATCTGCGCCTATGCCGATCATGCTGCTATACTTGGTCAGGAAGATGATGCGGTTTATGAATATGTAGAGAGAGCCCTTGCTTCAACTTTGCGCCAGGACCTGAGCCTTGAACAATGGATTGAACTGGCCATGGAATGCGGAAGAAACAACATTCGGGTTATGGAGCTTCTGGATGCCGGAAATACTGAAACCTATGGACACCCTGAACCAACAAAAGTGCCTCTTGGAGCTAAAAAAGGCAAGGCAATCCTGGTTTCAGGTCATGACCTCAAGGATCTGGAAATGCTTCTTAAGCAGACCGAGGGTAAGGGTGTTAATATTTACACTCATGGAGAGATGCTTCCTTGTCACGGTTATCCTGAGTTCAAAAAATATTCCCATTTTCATGGGCATTACGGCACAGCCTGGCAAAATCAGCATAAGGAATTTGATGCTTTTCCAGGCCCCATTCTCATGACTACCAATTGTATTCAGAAGCCCCGTGACTCTTACAAGGACAGAATCTTTACTACAGGACTTGTGGGTTGGCCAGGAGTTACACATGCCAATGGTGATAAGGGAAGCTTGTCTCTGCTGGAGCGCATCAAGGCCGCCGCAGGAATGGCTGGCAAAGGAGAAAAAGATAAAGACTTCAGCCCGGTAATCAATAAGGCCCTGAACATGGACGGCTTTGCAGATGATGAAGACAAAGGACATGTTATGGTGGGTTTTGGACGAAATGCAGTTATGTCTATAGCAGGAACGGTCATTGAGGCTGTCAAAGGCGGCAACCTTAAGCATTTCTTTCTGGTTGCAGGATGTGACGGAGCCAAACCGGGGCGCAACTACTACACTGAGTTTGTGGAGAAGGTTCCACAGGATTGCGTGGTTTTGACTCTGGCTTGCGGCAAGTTCAGGTTTTTTGATAAGGATCTGGGTGATATTGGGGGGATTCCCAGGCTTCTTGATGTTGGTCAGTGCAATGACGCATATTCCGCAGTTAAGATTGCCATGGCTCTCGCTGATGCTTTTGAGTGCGGTGTCAATGACCTGCCTTTGTCTATGATTCTGTCCTGGTATGAACAGAAAGCAGTGGCGATTCTTCTTTCACTGCTGGCTCTTGGAATCAAAGATATCCGGCTTGGACCATCATTGCCTGCCTTCCTGAGCGGTAATGTGCTGAATTATCTTGTTGAAAATTATGACATTAAACCCATTTCCACCCCTGATGAAGATCTTAAGGCCATACTTGGCTAA
- a CDS encoding Crp/Fnr family transcriptional regulator — MKKKLQIFQIFSSLPQEHIKSLEKISQTRKYSSGKTIFMENDPGNGFYGISEGKVKIYKSSPFGKEHILHIFGPGEIFAEVAVFAGMNFPANALALEDSSLIFFPRNRFRALLAENPDLSMNLLGLMSMRLRQMVAKVEELSLKEVPARLAAHLLLLREDTGKDEFQLDVNKTQLAALLGTIPETLSRVIRKMKEEKMITIKGSKVGILDINNLNNLAEGSVKL; from the coding sequence ATGAAAAAAAAACTGCAAATATTCCAAATTTTTTCCTCCCTTCCTCAGGAGCATATTAAAAGTCTGGAAAAAATTTCACAGACGAGAAAATATTCATCAGGAAAGACCATCTTTATGGAAAACGATCCTGGAAATGGCTTTTACGGAATCAGTGAGGGCAAAGTAAAAATATACAAAAGCTCACCTTTTGGAAAAGAGCATATTTTGCACATTTTCGGACCTGGAGAGATATTTGCAGAAGTTGCGGTCTTTGCCGGCATGAACTTTCCAGCCAATGCCCTGGCTCTTGAGGACAGCAGCTTAATATTTTTTCCCAGAAACAGATTTCGTGCTTTGCTGGCCGAAAATCCTGATCTGAGCATGAATCTGCTGGGCCTTATGTCCATGCGTCTCAGGCAAATGGTGGCTAAAGTCGAGGAATTGAGTCTCAAGGAAGTTCCGGCCAGGCTGGCTGCGCACCTGCTTTTGCTGCGTGAAGATACAGGTAAAGACGAATTTCAGCTCGATGTAAACAAAACTCAATTGGCCGCGCTACTGGGGACTATTCCGGAGACCCTGTCCAGAGTGATTCGCAAGATGAAAGAAGAGAAAATGATTACCATTAAGGGAAGCAAGGTAGGCATTCTCGACATTAACAATCTTAATAATCTGGCAGAAGGGTCTGTCAAACTTTGA
- a CDS encoding histidine phosphatase family protein has translation MKEFAIFFWVLSLCVFCPAVAMDENHEFYEIPAWPELIDELRQGGFVLYMRHGRTDSSQPDQVPMDLDDCSTQRPLTDEGRQEIIQVGQAIIDSGIPVKDVVSSPLCRAKESARLAFGDNIVVEENLMYTAHLTSEEKIPIVEKTRELVSKPVEEPGMNRILVAHAPNLADLMDYFPEVEGTVVIFKPLGQGEFEYMASILPHEWGQFIP, from the coding sequence ATGAAAGAGTTTGCAATTTTTTTCTGGGTTTTGTCCCTTTGCGTTTTTTGCCCGGCTGTGGCAATGGATGAGAATCACGAATTTTATGAAATTCCAGCATGGCCTGAACTAATCGATGAACTGCGCCAGGGAGGTTTTGTGCTTTACATGCGCCATGGCAGAACAGACTCATCTCAGCCGGATCAGGTCCCCATGGATCTTGATGACTGCTCTACACAGCGTCCCCTCACTGATGAAGGCAGACAGGAGATCATTCAGGTGGGACAGGCTATAATAGACTCCGGCATACCTGTTAAAGATGTTGTAAGCAGTCCTTTATGCAGGGCAAAAGAATCTGCACGACTGGCATTCGGGGACAACATTGTGGTGGAAGAAAACCTTATGTATACAGCTCATCTGACCAGTGAAGAAAAAATACCAATAGTGGAGAAAACCAGAGAACTGGTATCAAAGCCTGTTGAAGAGCCGGGTATGAACAGAATACTCGTAGCCCATGCCCCAAACCTGGCAGACTTGATGGATTACTTTCCTGAAGTCGAAGGAACAGTTGTAATCTTTAAACCGTTGGGCCAGGGCGAATTTGAATACATGGCCAGCATATTACCTCATGAATGGGGTCAGTTTATACCATGA